The proteins below come from a single Gordonia sp. X0973 genomic window:
- a CDS encoding MaoC/PaaZ C-terminal domain-containing protein, producing MALINNTIDMPLDELEVGTIFQTGGRTITETDVVNFCALTGNWIEIHSNKHYAEQTRFKERLVQGSLTYSVMTGLLIFGPPIQANYGIDRLRYLHPVHIGDTIYVKAEIIDKEVKDDDYGVIKLQMKALNQDGDLCQISEWRLLMLRKREALEELVSASIPTEKPRKKKD from the coding sequence ATGGCTCTCATCAACAACACCATCGACATGCCGCTCGACGAGCTCGAGGTCGGCACCATCTTCCAGACCGGCGGTCGCACCATCACCGAGACCGACGTCGTGAACTTCTGCGCGCTCACCGGCAACTGGATCGAGATCCACTCCAACAAGCACTACGCCGAGCAGACGCGCTTCAAGGAGCGGCTGGTGCAGGGGTCGCTGACCTATTCGGTGATGACCGGCCTGCTGATCTTCGGCCCGCCGATCCAGGCCAACTACGGCATCGACCGGCTGCGCTACCTGCACCCGGTCCACATCGGCGACACCATCTACGTCAAGGCCGAGATCATCGACAAGGAGGTCAAGGACGACGACTACGGCGTCATCAAGCTACAGATGAAGGCGCTCAACCAGGACGGCGACCTCTGCCAGATCTCGGAGTGGCGCTTGCTGATGCTGCGCAAACGCGAGGCGCTCGAGGAATTGGTCAGCGCTTCGATTCCCACCGAGAAGCCGCGCAAGAAGAAGGACTGA
- a CDS encoding acyl-CoA dehydrogenase family protein, which yields MNKNFLTDEQEAWLKVVNDFMDKDITVEYVRHCDQNREYPYEAYKKIADQGWLGILIPEEEGGSGGDIFDYALMAEGLGKYGFDFSCSVLVPTFTAMNIIKFGTQEQKDRYVKPFISGDIRFSVSMTEPDAGSDVFATKTHAHRNGDGDWVINGAKMFCSGAQADNTVIAMLVRTDKEDKHGGLTMLLIPNDTPGMVINKLPTLSRHATGTTEIFLDDVVVPGDAILGAEGQGHEIIINHLELERCAVSAAYVGNAQEAVGNALRYAHQRKQFGTAIYNFQVLKHMLAENQTRVDAARLLVYRAAAMKAQGLEAPAETSMAKLYGSETLKQCALDGMQILGGFANLPEADMERYLRESVQSTIGGGTSQIQRTIIAKSMRLANA from the coding sequence ATGAACAAGAACTTCCTCACCGACGAGCAGGAAGCCTGGCTCAAGGTCGTCAACGACTTCATGGACAAGGACATCACCGTCGAGTACGTCCGCCACTGCGACCAGAACCGCGAGTACCCGTACGAGGCGTACAAGAAGATCGCCGACCAGGGCTGGCTCGGCATCCTGATCCCCGAGGAGGAGGGCGGCTCCGGCGGCGACATCTTCGATTACGCACTGATGGCCGAGGGCCTGGGCAAATACGGGTTCGACTTCTCCTGCTCGGTCTTGGTGCCGACGTTCACCGCGATGAACATCATCAAGTTCGGCACCCAGGAGCAGAAGGACCGCTACGTCAAGCCGTTCATCAGCGGCGACATCCGTTTCTCGGTCTCGATGACCGAGCCGGACGCCGGCTCCGACGTCTTCGCCACCAAGACCCACGCCCACCGCAACGGGGACGGCGACTGGGTCATCAACGGCGCGAAGATGTTCTGCTCGGGCGCCCAGGCCGACAACACCGTGATCGCGATGCTGGTGCGCACCGACAAGGAGGACAAGCACGGCGGCCTGACCATGCTGCTCATCCCCAACGACACGCCGGGCATGGTGATCAACAAGCTCCCCACCCTGTCGCGGCACGCGACGGGTACCACCGAGATCTTCCTCGACGACGTCGTCGTCCCCGGCGACGCGATCCTGGGCGCCGAGGGGCAGGGCCACGAGATCATCATCAACCACCTCGAACTCGAGCGCTGCGCCGTCTCCGCCGCCTACGTCGGCAACGCGCAGGAAGCGGTGGGCAACGCCCTGCGCTACGCGCACCAGCGCAAGCAGTTCGGCACGGCGATCTACAACTTCCAAGTGCTCAAGCACATGCTGGCCGAGAACCAGACCCGGGTGGACGCCGCCCGCCTGCTCGTCTACCGCGCGGCCGCGATGAAGGCGCAGGGGCTGGAGGCCCCGGCCGAGACGTCGATGGCCAAGCTGTACGGCTCGGAGACGCTCAAGCAGTGCGCGCTCGACGGCATGCAGATCCTCGGCGGCTTCGCGAACCTTCCCGAGGCGGATATGGAGCGCTACCTGCGGGAGAGCGTCCAGTCCACCATCGGCGGCGGCACCTCGCAGATCCAGCGGACGATCATCGCCAAGTCGATGCGCTTGGCGAACGCCTGA
- a CDS encoding phenylacetate--CoA ligase family protein: MAVRPHSAEHWSAVESLSTAQTAELQNRALVDQLAYVNSNSEFYRRKFAEAGVDPTTVRTAADLAELPFTEKQELRDSLEARRPLGLHQAAPDADIVQIQASSGTTGSPSYVGLTRSDIALWSELGARALYANGFRPGDRMLHGLGMSKGFVGGIPVLQIAQYMGIVDIPIGAEAGVDRLLRVQADQRPELLIGTPNFLAFLGEQAPATIGTAADALGVRAISVGGEPGGGLPATRQKLEELWGATSREMLGGTDLGCMYWGECEAQDGMHHHCPDLIAVELIDPDTGAVKAPVEGAEGELVYTALGRQASPLVRFRTRDHVVVTGTSCPCGRTGYKVRCVGRTDDMLIVRGINLFPSAVKQLVSEFEPVATGEMRIRADFDGHSTQKPLQLVVEYTDGVDETAQQKLAADIETRVRSALNVKAIVNLVPELTLKRPDHVKVNLIERV, encoded by the coding sequence ATGGCCGTTCGCCCCCACTCGGCAGAGCACTGGAGTGCGGTGGAAAGCCTGTCGACGGCGCAGACCGCCGAGTTGCAGAATCGGGCGCTGGTCGACCAACTCGCCTACGTCAACTCGAACAGCGAGTTCTACCGGCGCAAATTCGCCGAGGCCGGCGTGGACCCGACAACGGTGCGCACCGCCGCCGACCTGGCGGAACTACCCTTCACCGAGAAGCAGGAGCTGCGCGATTCGCTGGAGGCGCGCCGCCCGCTCGGCCTTCACCAGGCCGCCCCCGACGCCGACATCGTGCAGATCCAGGCATCGTCGGGCACCACCGGCAGCCCGTCGTACGTTGGCCTCACCCGGTCCGACATCGCCCTGTGGTCGGAGTTGGGCGCGCGGGCGCTCTACGCCAACGGCTTCCGCCCGGGCGACCGCATGCTGCACGGACTGGGGATGAGCAAGGGCTTCGTCGGCGGGATCCCGGTGCTGCAGATCGCCCAGTACATGGGGATCGTCGACATCCCGATCGGGGCCGAGGCCGGCGTCGACCGTCTGCTGCGCGTCCAGGCCGACCAACGGCCGGAACTGCTCATCGGCACCCCCAACTTCCTCGCCTTCCTCGGGGAGCAGGCCCCGGCGACCATCGGCACCGCCGCCGACGCACTCGGCGTCCGTGCGATCAGCGTCGGCGGGGAACCGGGCGGCGGCCTCCCGGCGACGCGACAGAAGCTCGAGGAACTGTGGGGAGCGACGAGCCGCGAGATGCTCGGCGGCACCGACCTCGGTTGCATGTACTGGGGGGAGTGCGAGGCCCAGGACGGGATGCACCACCACTGCCCCGATCTGATCGCCGTCGAACTCATCGACCCGGACACCGGTGCGGTGAAGGCGCCGGTCGAGGGCGCCGAGGGCGAGCTGGTGTACACCGCGCTCGGGCGGCAGGCGTCGCCGTTGGTCCGATTCCGCACCCGCGACCACGTGGTCGTGACCGGAACCTCCTGCCCCTGCGGCCGCACCGGATACAAGGTGCGCTGCGTCGGCCGCACCGACGACATGCTCATCGTCCGCGGGATCAACCTCTTCCCGTCGGCAGTCAAACAGCTGGTGTCGGAATTCGAACCGGTGGCGACCGGCGAAATGCGGATCCGCGCCGATTTCGACGGACATTCGACGCAGAAGCCGCTGCAACTCGTCGTCGAATACACCGACGGGGTCGACGAGACCGCACAGCAGAAATTGGCGGCAGATATCGAAACGCGTGTGCGCTCGGCGCTGAACGTGAAGGCGATCGTGAATCTGGTACCCGAATTGACACTCAAACGACCGGACCACGTGAAGGTCAATCTCATCGAACGCGTCTGA
- a CDS encoding CaiB/BaiF CoA-transferase family protein, with protein MNDSPRSETPALPTDDLPLSGITVVELGDSASAPFAGHVLAGLGAQVWKVERPTGDSSRSWGPSQWRGDGAAFHAINRGKRMVRIDIKDPAELAKLHRLIVEHADVFVHNLRPGTSAKYGLDAATLRAAKPSLIHCELGAFGHVGPLNAEPGYDPLMQAFAGIMSLTGEADGPAVRAGVSIVDFGTGMWSVIGILAALVRRDRSDAGASVNSSLLETAIAWNTIAIAGYNADGNPGARHGSGVSFIVPHRAFPTSDGDLIVSCANDELFAKLAAALGHPEWARDPGLATNAARLENRGECERLIGEVLLTDTRARWRDVLSASGIPAADVQTTPELVAHEQTAALEIIGTPSDDDGDIGTVGMPLSFDGVRPAALHSARAIGADDDALNRLLRS; from the coding sequence ATGAACGACTCACCGCGATCCGAGACCCCCGCATTGCCGACCGATGACCTGCCACTGTCGGGAATCACCGTGGTGGAACTGGGCGACAGTGCGTCGGCGCCGTTCGCCGGTCACGTGCTGGCCGGGCTCGGCGCGCAGGTGTGGAAGGTCGAGCGCCCGACCGGAGACTCGTCGCGCAGCTGGGGGCCGAGCCAATGGCGCGGCGACGGTGCCGCCTTCCACGCCATCAACCGGGGCAAGCGGATGGTCCGGATCGACATCAAGGACCCGGCCGAGCTGGCGAAGCTGCACCGGCTGATCGTCGAGCACGCCGACGTCTTCGTGCACAACCTCCGTCCGGGCACCTCCGCCAAGTACGGTCTGGACGCGGCGACGCTGCGTGCGGCGAAGCCGTCGCTGATCCACTGCGAACTCGGCGCCTTCGGCCATGTCGGGCCGCTGAACGCCGAACCCGGCTACGACCCGTTGATGCAGGCCTTCGCCGGCATCATGTCGCTCACCGGCGAGGCCGACGGCCCGGCGGTGCGCGCCGGGGTCTCGATCGTCGACTTCGGAACCGGCATGTGGTCGGTGATCGGCATCCTCGCCGCACTGGTCCGACGAGATCGCAGCGATGCCGGTGCCAGCGTTAACAGTTCATTGCTGGAGACCGCGATCGCGTGGAACACCATCGCCATCGCCGGCTACAACGCGGACGGCAACCCCGGTGCGCGGCACGGATCGGGCGTCTCGTTCATCGTTCCGCACCGCGCGTTCCCCACCTCCGACGGCGATCTCATCGTCAGTTGCGCCAACGACGAACTCTTCGCCAAACTGGCCGCCGCCCTCGGGCACCCCGAATGGGCGCGGGACCCGGGGCTGGCGACGAATGCGGCCCGCCTGGAGAACCGCGGCGAATGTGAGCGCCTGATCGGCGAGGTGCTGCTGACGGATACGCGGGCGCGATGGCGCGACGTGCTCAGCGCCTCCGGGATCCCCGCCGCGGACGTGCAGACGACACCCGAGCTGGTCGCCCACGAGCAGACCGCCGCCCTGGAGATCATCGGCACCCCGAGCGACGACGACGGCGACATCGGCACCGTCGGCATGCCGCTCTCCTTCGACGGAGTGCGGCCCGCCGCCCTGCATTCCGCGCGTGCAATCGGCGCCGACGACGATGCGCTGAATCGCCTGTTGAGGAGCTAA
- a CDS encoding ammonium transporter, translating to MFPHHAAPNGADTAWMLVAFALVLLMTPALGLFYGGMVRSKSVLNMMMMCLTSIPVVWVIWVAFGYSLAFGKDHGGLIGDLTSFPGLNGTFGGFSAGGASQTPVVGTIPAILFVAFQAGFAMVAVALIAGAVADRMQFKAWIALAALWSVFVYLPVAHWVFATPGLTEPNGGWISSHLRALDFAGGTVVEINSGASALMLALLLGRRNGWPKDPMRPHNLPFVMIGAGLLWFGWFGFNAGSALAANGSAAMIAVNTLGAGAASMVAWLIVEQVRHGHPTSFGAASGVIAGLVAITPACGAVTPIGALAVGAVAGAVSSVAIELKFRWRYDDSLDVVGVHFVGGVVGMLMIGLVGSKSTPGGVDGLFYGGGFDQLWRQVVAVVVVTAYAAVVTALIGLVLKRTIGLRADRQEEADGIDDAQHAESAYDFHVLR from the coding sequence GTGTTTCCCCACCATGCCGCGCCGAACGGCGCCGACACCGCCTGGATGCTCGTCGCCTTCGCGCTGGTGCTCCTCATGACACCGGCGCTGGGCCTGTTCTACGGCGGAATGGTCCGCTCCAAGAGCGTCCTGAACATGATGATGATGTGCCTGACCTCGATACCGGTGGTCTGGGTCATCTGGGTCGCCTTCGGCTATTCGCTGGCGTTCGGCAAGGACCACGGCGGGCTCATCGGCGACCTCACCAGCTTTCCGGGACTGAACGGCACCTTCGGTGGATTCTCCGCCGGGGGCGCGTCGCAGACCCCCGTCGTCGGCACCATTCCGGCCATCCTGTTCGTCGCCTTCCAGGCGGGCTTCGCGATGGTCGCCGTCGCCCTGATCGCGGGCGCGGTGGCCGACCGCATGCAGTTCAAGGCATGGATCGCGTTGGCGGCGCTGTGGTCGGTCTTCGTGTACCTGCCGGTAGCGCACTGGGTCTTCGCGACCCCCGGCCTGACCGAGCCCAACGGCGGCTGGATCAGTTCACATCTGCGCGCCCTCGACTTCGCCGGCGGCACGGTCGTCGAGATCAACTCGGGCGCGTCGGCGCTGATGCTCGCCCTGCTGCTGGGCCGCCGCAACGGCTGGCCGAAGGACCCGATGCGGCCGCACAACCTGCCGTTCGTCATGATCGGCGCCGGGCTCCTGTGGTTCGGCTGGTTCGGCTTCAACGCCGGATCCGCGCTGGCCGCCAACGGGTCGGCGGCGATGATCGCGGTCAACACACTGGGCGCCGGAGCCGCGTCGATGGTGGCCTGGCTGATCGTCGAACAGGTCCGCCACGGGCATCCCACGTCTTTCGGCGCCGCCTCGGGCGTGATCGCCGGCCTCGTCGCCATCACCCCGGCCTGCGGTGCCGTGACCCCGATCGGCGCCCTCGCGGTGGGCGCGGTGGCCGGAGCGGTGAGCTCGGTCGCCATCGAGCTCAAGTTCCGGTGGCGCTACGACGACTCGCTCGACGTCGTCGGCGTGCACTTCGTCGGCGGTGTCGTCGGCATGCTGATGATCGGCCTCGTCGGCAGCAAGTCGACGCCCGGAGGGGTCGACGGCCTCTTCTACGGCGGCGGGTTCGACCAATTGTGGCGGCAGGTCGTCGCCGTTGTCGTCGTCACCGCCTATGCGGCCGTCGTGACGGCACTCATCGGGTTGGTGCTGAAGCGGACCATCGGATTGCGCGCCGACCGGCAGGAGGAGGCCGACGGCATCGACGACGCCCAGCACGCCGAGTCGGCCTACGACTTCCACGTACTCCGGTAG
- a CDS encoding SDR family oxidoreductase, which yields MILDLFRLDGKTAIVTGAGRGLGAAIAVGFAQAGADVVISARTADDLESVAGAIRDAGRKPLAIAADLSVAEPNLLVDAAIEEFGRLDVLVNNVGGAMPKPLADTRGKDLDRAFHFNVTVAHEILVAAVPHLLANPDGGSVINITSAVGRLPGRGYAAYGTVKAALAHYTRLAALDLNPRIRVNAIAPGAILTSALDYVASNDDMRGAIEKLTPLQRLGRPDEIAAAALYLASPAGSYLTGSVLQVDGGLLQPNFDLPIPDL from the coding sequence GTGATCCTCGACCTCTTCCGCCTCGACGGCAAGACCGCAATCGTGACCGGCGCCGGACGCGGCCTGGGCGCCGCCATCGCCGTCGGATTCGCGCAGGCCGGTGCCGACGTCGTCATCTCCGCGCGCACCGCCGACGACCTCGAATCCGTCGCCGGGGCGATCCGTGACGCCGGGCGCAAACCACTCGCCATCGCCGCCGATCTCTCCGTCGCCGAGCCGAATCTCCTGGTCGACGCCGCAATCGAGGAATTCGGCCGCCTCGACGTCCTCGTCAACAACGTCGGCGGCGCCATGCCGAAGCCGCTGGCGGACACGCGAGGCAAGGACCTCGACCGTGCTTTCCACTTCAACGTCACCGTGGCCCACGAAATCCTCGTCGCCGCCGTGCCGCACCTACTCGCGAATCCCGACGGCGGTTCGGTCATCAACATCACGTCGGCCGTCGGACGGCTCCCGGGCCGCGGATATGCGGCATACGGAACGGTCAAGGCCGCGCTGGCCCACTACACGCGGCTGGCCGCGCTCGACCTCAACCCGCGGATCCGGGTCAACGCCATCGCACCCGGCGCCATCCTCACCTCCGCACTCGACTACGTCGCCAGCAACGACGATATGCGCGGCGCCATCGAGAAGTTGACGCCACTGCAACGGCTGGGCCGACCCGACGAGATCGCTGCCGCCGCCCTGTACCTCGCCTCCCCCGCCGGCTCCTATCTGACCGGCTCCGTCCTCCAGGTCGACGGCGGGCTCCTGCAGCCCAACTTCGACCTCCCCATCCCCGATCTGTGA
- a CDS encoding nuclear transport factor 2 family protein: protein MSTDPAVLGDIHDIVTLKHRYGRCLDNRLWEEFGSTLAPDATARYGTVSQGEPLHFDGREAIVDYMRESLRGSIVTVHTLGNPEIAVDGDTATGSWSMSDVVIVPDFDTVITGTSYYTDRYARIDGEWCISRTEYYRLYEAVTPMSGTGMKLIANRWAD from the coding sequence ATGAGCACCGACCCCGCCGTCCTCGGCGACATCCACGACATCGTCACCTTGAAGCACCGCTACGGGCGCTGCCTGGACAACCGGCTGTGGGAGGAATTCGGCTCGACCCTGGCGCCCGATGCGACCGCCCGGTACGGCACCGTCAGCCAGGGCGAACCGCTGCATTTCGACGGTCGCGAGGCCATCGTCGACTACATGCGCGAGTCACTGCGCGGCAGCATCGTCACCGTGCACACGCTGGGAAACCCCGAGATCGCCGTCGACGGCGACACCGCGACGGGCAGCTGGTCCATGTCGGATGTCGTCATCGTCCCGGATTTCGACACGGTGATCACCGGAACGTCGTACTACACGGACCGCTACGCCCGGATCGACGGCGAGTGGTGCATCAGCCGCACCGAGTACTACCGCCTCTACGAGGCGGTGACGCCGATGAGCGGCACCGGGATGAAGCTGATCGCCAACCGCTGGGCCGACTAG
- a CDS encoding DUF3052 family protein — MTASSGYSGTPLARKLGIKPASTLCVVNAPDDYAALVAPLPDGVLITSQFDAGTDLVHAFVTEREELAEILTSTRERLRDDAVLWVSWPKKASKVPTTVTEDVVRELGLPLGFVDVKVCAVDAVWSGLKLVVRKELRR; from the coding sequence ATGACCGCCTCGTCCGGCTATTCGGGCACCCCGCTCGCACGCAAGCTCGGCATCAAGCCGGCGAGCACACTGTGCGTGGTCAACGCGCCGGACGACTATGCGGCGCTCGTCGCGCCGCTGCCCGACGGCGTGCTGATCACATCCCAGTTCGACGCCGGGACCGACCTCGTCCACGCCTTCGTCACGGAACGGGAAGAACTCGCCGAGATCCTCACTTCGACCCGCGAACGCCTGCGCGACGACGCGGTGCTCTGGGTGTCGTGGCCGAAGAAGGCGTCGAAGGTTCCGACCACGGTGACCGAGGACGTCGTGCGCGAGCTGGGCCTGCCGCTCGGCTTCGTCGACGTCAAGGTCTGCGCGGTGGACGCGGTGTGGTCGGGGCTGAAGCTCGTCGTGCGCAAAGAACTGCGGCGCTAG
- a CDS encoding LLM class F420-dependent oxidoreductase, producing MKLGLQLGYWGKGPVENHGELVAAAEAAGFDAVFTAEAWGSDAYTPLAWWGRETQRVRLGTSVLQLSARTPTACAMAALTLDHLSGGRHIVGLGVSGPQVVEGWYGQRFPKPLARTREYVDIMRQVWAREAPVTNAGPHYPLPLTGEGTSGLGKPLKPIVHPLRSDIPIYLGAEGPKNIALAAEIADGWLPIFYTPRLADMYNEWLDEGFARPGARRSREDFEICATAQIVITDDREASMAAIKPFLALYMGGMGSEDTNFHAEVYRRAGYADVVDEVTALFRNNRKDEAAAIIPDAVVEDSAIVGDVDHVRAKVREWEAAGVTTMLVTARSVEQIDQLADVVGRA from the coding sequence ATGAAACTTGGTCTACAACTGGGCTACTGGGGCAAAGGCCCCGTCGAGAATCACGGCGAGCTGGTGGCCGCCGCCGAGGCGGCCGGATTCGACGCCGTCTTCACCGCCGAGGCGTGGGGCTCCGACGCCTACACCCCGCTGGCGTGGTGGGGGCGGGAGACGCAGCGCGTGCGCCTGGGCACCTCGGTCCTGCAGCTCTCGGCCCGCACGCCGACCGCCTGCGCGATGGCGGCCCTGACACTCGACCATCTCTCCGGTGGCCGGCATATCGTCGGGCTCGGAGTGTCCGGACCGCAGGTAGTGGAGGGCTGGTACGGCCAGCGTTTCCCCAAGCCCCTGGCCCGCACCCGCGAATACGTCGACATCATGCGGCAGGTCTGGGCCCGCGAGGCGCCGGTGACCAACGCCGGCCCGCACTATCCCCTCCCGTTGACCGGTGAGGGCACCAGTGGGCTGGGCAAGCCGCTCAAGCCGATCGTCCACCCCCTGCGGTCGGACATCCCGATCTACCTGGGCGCCGAGGGACCGAAGAACATCGCACTGGCGGCCGAGATCGCCGACGGATGGCTGCCGATCTTCTACACGCCGCGGCTGGCCGACATGTACAACGAATGGCTCGACGAGGGATTCGCGCGTCCCGGCGCCCGGCGCAGCCGCGAGGATTTCGAGATCTGCGCGACCGCCCAAATCGTCATCACCGACGACCGGGAAGCGTCGATGGCCGCGATCAAGCCGTTCCTCGCCCTCTACATGGGCGGGATGGGCAGCGAGGACACCAACTTCCACGCCGAGGTCTACCGCCGGGCCGGGTACGCCGACGTGGTGGACGAGGTCACCGCCCTGTTCCGCAACAACCGCAAAGACGAGGCGGCGGCGATCATTCCGGACGCGGTCGTCGAGGACTCGGCCATCGTCGGCGATGTCGACCACGTCCGCGCGAAGGTCCGCGAGTGGGAGGCGGCCGGTGTCACCACCATGCTGGTGACGGCCCGCTCGGTGGAGCAGATCGACCAGCTCGCCGACGTCGTGGGCCGCGCCTGA
- a CDS encoding wax ester/triacylglycerol synthase family O-acyltransferase: MERLSGLDASFLYLETPEQLMHVCAVFVLDPSTIPGGYDFAKFRDALEVAIADIPQFTRKVQKVPMEIAHPVWVHDRHFDINRHVHRVALPGDGGFAELAQLCDHLASLPVNRKHPLWELWVIEGYRDVGRGPEETRVAAEDAADKIVVLIKMHHATVDGASGASIVSHLCSLDPDSVPVSVLTGEGRTSTGDEREQGSLEIFGRGVAAALLRPLSLGRVVQPTVDLVVQTVDRIRRGTAMAPPFKAPRTPFNGNITGQRAIGLADMLLDDFKEIRRISGATVNDVVLSVAGGALRSYLSDHDELPDAPLLATVPVSVREETQRAEGMNKVSALFARLGTDIADPWERLTSMAEANRNAKDHQKAIPADALQDWAEFAPPRTFGLAMRTYAALRISERGPVVHNLVISNVPGPPMPLYFMGAKIDALYPLGPIFHGAGLNITVLSNNGVVHVGAIACPEAVPDPERLVDYFPRELARLKAAAEAHL, translated from the coding sequence ATGGAACGCCTGAGCGGGCTCGACGCGAGCTTCCTCTACCTCGAGACCCCCGAGCAGCTGATGCACGTCTGTGCGGTCTTCGTGCTCGACCCGTCGACCATCCCGGGCGGTTATGACTTCGCCAAGTTCCGGGACGCGCTGGAGGTCGCGATCGCCGACATTCCGCAGTTCACGCGCAAGGTGCAGAAGGTCCCGATGGAGATCGCCCACCCGGTGTGGGTGCACGACCGCCATTTCGACATCAACCGGCACGTCCACCGCGTCGCGCTGCCGGGCGACGGCGGATTCGCCGAATTGGCGCAGCTGTGCGATCACCTTGCCTCGCTGCCCGTCAACCGCAAGCACCCGCTGTGGGAGCTGTGGGTGATCGAGGGGTACCGCGACGTCGGCCGCGGACCCGAGGAGACGCGCGTGGCGGCCGAGGACGCGGCCGACAAGATCGTCGTACTCATCAAGATGCACCACGCCACGGTCGACGGCGCGTCGGGTGCGAGCATCGTCTCGCACCTCTGCTCGCTCGACCCCGATTCGGTGCCGGTTTCCGTCCTCACCGGGGAGGGGCGCACATCGACGGGCGACGAGCGGGAGCAGGGATCGTTGGAGATCTTCGGCCGCGGCGTCGCCGCCGCGCTCCTGCGACCGCTGAGCCTGGGCCGCGTGGTGCAGCCGACGGTCGACCTCGTGGTGCAGACGGTCGATCGGATACGGCGCGGCACGGCGATGGCGCCGCCGTTCAAGGCGCCGCGGACCCCGTTCAACGGCAACATCACCGGGCAGCGGGCGATCGGGCTGGCCGACATGCTCCTCGACGATTTCAAGGAGATCCGGCGGATCAGCGGCGCGACCGTCAACGACGTGGTGCTCAGCGTCGCCGGTGGCGCGTTGCGCTCCTATCTGTCCGACCACGACGAATTGCCCGACGCGCCGCTCCTGGCCACGGTGCCGGTTTCGGTGCGCGAGGAGACCCAGCGGGCCGAGGGGATGAACAAGGTCTCGGCGTTGTTCGCCCGCCTCGGCACCGACATCGCCGACCCGTGGGAACGGCTGACGTCGATGGCCGAGGCGAATCGCAACGCCAAGGATCACCAGAAGGCGATCCCGGCCGACGCGCTGCAGGACTGGGCCGAGTTCGCCCCGCCGCGCACCTTCGGCCTGGCCATGCGCACCTATGCGGCACTGCGGATCTCCGAGCGCGGACCGGTGGTCCACAACCTGGTCATCTCCAACGTGCCCGGTCCGCCGATGCCGCTGTACTTCATGGGGGCGAAGATCGACGCGCTCTATCCGTTGGGGCCGATCTTCCACGGCGCCGGGTTGAACATCACGGTGCTCTCCAACAACGGCGTCGTCCACGTCGGCGCGATCGCCTGCCCGGAGGCGGTGCCCGATCCGGAGCGCCTCGTGGACTATTTCCCCCGCGAGCTGGCGCGCCTCAAGGCCGCCGCCGAGGCGCACCTCTGA